A region from the Osmerus eperlanus chromosome 11, fOsmEpe2.1, whole genome shotgun sequence genome encodes:
- the znf296 gene encoding zinc finger protein 296: protein MSRRKLGSRPQHLTAIQDVPESAAAAPLVERSSQPEVSMCDEGRDLLTCGQCGQAFPLAHILAFIQHKQGGCCSRSHAPNANAPPSPANRAQPRRMNTRTGEGYVELRRVMDRDESWGEEPNGKVKAEPNRTGEEPSGFTCQQCEDVFPSAWALLQHAQHTHSFSIYQEEEFDEEVRGGGRGGGRGARQRLKPPTATLDPRHLSRTLASAFQPSGSRIHNHHQSNSSTSARSNSTPSSRDQQALNFSVLLRELAEGSVGPSSAVLGLGRSPSLSPPAASPFPQGGFPCELCGQGFQSLRSLSAHRRTHACERPYHCGLCDQAFSQSGQLARHMRSHRREAAGGGAGYEGMEMRRGAMEEEDGKQGERGGFLTQEAEGGDGVVSSDQGNSELDLTLPKHLSTGSGLVLITPQSGGSNRRLLRLFQPQREGGEAGEDETEAQGETQHASPCASPSEGSLESGETGGSGESGIASGNCTPKRPERDERGRGVGEWEGEVEMVDGERDWSADINSEVIHDWQRENEQRRGGGGGGGGGGGGNGTNNNGASGKKKRDEACEFCGKQFRNSSNLTVHRRSHTGERPYRCGLCSYACAQSSKLTRHMKTHGARGTRAPFLCQLCRVPFTVYATLEKHLKKVHGLSHASVGAYAQASAADAMAAPKPEEGSVVVKMEEEEASVDQMEEAASVDQMEGGGAEVDKMGMQEQQGQEAEVEDSVSPAKLEDCVRGKLEEKLDDKLEEKLEDKLEELTGDVNTEVALV, encoded by the exons ATGTCCAGACGCAAACTCGGAAGCCGACCGCAACACCTGACTGCAATTCAAG ATGTCCCAGAATCCGCAGCGGCCGCCCCATTGGTGGAGAGGTCGTCTCAGCCAGAGGTCAGCATGTGTGATGAAGGTCGTGACCTCCTGACCTGTGGGCAGTGTGGCCAGGCCTTTCCTCTCGCCCACATCTTGGCGTTTATCCAGCACAAACAGGGTGGCTGCTGCTCTCGAAGCCACGCCCCCAATGCCAACGCTCCTCCGTCACCAGCCAATCGGGCGCAACCACGCCGCATGAACACTCGCACGGGTGAGGGATATGTAGAGCTGAGGAGAGTAATGGATAGGGACGagtcctggggggaggagcccaATGGGAAGGTGAAGGCGGAGCCTAACCGAACAG gCGAGGAGCCCTCCGGTTTTACCTGCCAGCAGTGTGAGGATGTGTTCCCTTCGGCCTGGGCCCTTCTGCAGCatgcccagcacacacactccttcagcATCTACCAAGAGGAGGAGTTCGACGaggaagtgagaggaggaggacgaggaggaggaaggggagctcGCCAACGACTCAAACCCCCTACCGCCACACTCGACCCCCGTCACCTCAGCCGTACCTTGGCCTCCGCCTTCCAGCCGTCCGGCTCGCGCATACATAACCACCACCAGAGCAACAGCTCCACCTCGGCCCGGTCCAactccaccccttcctccagAGACCAGCAGGCCCTCAACTTCTCGGTGCTTCTGAGAGAGCTCGCCGAGGGGAGCGTTGGCCCCAGCTCTGCCGTCCTAGGCCTGGGccgctctccatccctctccccacccgctgcctctcccttcccccaggGAGGGTTCCCCTGCGAGCTCTGTGGCCAGGGCTTCCAGTCCCTGCGGAGCCTGTCTGCCCACCGCAGAACCCACGCCTGTGAGAGGCCCTATCACTGCGGCCTGTGCGACCAGGCCTTCTCCCAGAGCGGCCAGCTGGCCCGCCACATGAGGAGCCACCGCAGGGAGGCCgcgggaggaggagctggctaCGAGGGGATGGAGATGAGGCGCGGggcgatggaggaggaagacgggaagcagggggagaggggcgggttTCTGACTCAAGAAGCagaagggggagatggggtgGTCAGCAGTGACCAGGGGAACTCTGAGCTGGACCTGACCCTCCCCAAGCACCTCTCCACCGGCTCTGGCCTGGTGCTGATCACCCCCCAGTCTGGAGGTTCTAACAGGCGCCTGCTGAGGCTGTTCCAgccccagagggagggaggcgaggcGGGGGAGGACGAGACGGAGGCCCAGGGCGAGACGCAGCACGCGTCGCCCTGCGCTAGCCCGTCCGAGGGCTCGCTGGAGAGCGGAGAGACGGGCGGGAGCGGGGAGAGCGGCATCGCCAGCGGAAACTGCACTCCCAAACGcccagagagggatgagagagggaggggggttggggaatgggaaggggaggtggagatggtggACGGAGAAAGGGATTGGAGCGCAGACATAAACAGTGAGGTAATCCACGACTGGCAGAGGGAGAACgaacagagaagaggagggggagggggaggaggaggaggaggaggaggaaatggcACCAACAACAACGGCGCCTCcgggaagaagaagagggacGAGGCGTGCGAGTTCTGTGGGAAGCAGTTCCGCAACAGCAGCAACCTGACGGTTCACCGGCGCAGCCACACGGGGGAGCGCCCCTATCGCTGCGGCCTCTGCAGCTACGCCTGTGCCCAGAGCTCCAAGCTCACGCGCCACATGAAGACACACGGCGCCCGCGGCACCCGGGCGCCCTTCCTCTGCCAGCTGTGCAGGGTGCCCTTCACCGTCTACGCCACCCTGGAGAAGCACCTGAAGAaggtccacgggctgagccacGCCAGCGTGGGGGCGTACGCCCAGGCCAGCGCCGCCGACGCCATGGCCGCCCCCAAGCCGGAGGAGGGTAGCGTGGTggtgaagatggaggaggaggaggccagcgtGGACCAGATGGAGGAGGCGGCCAGCGTGGACCAGATGGAGGGCGGTGGAGCAGAGGTGGACAAGATGGGGATGCAGGAGCAGCAAGGCCAGGAGGCCGAGGTGGAGGACAGTGTGAGCCCAGCCAAGCTGGAGGACTGTGTCAGGGGCAAACTGGAGGAAAAACTGGACGACAAGCTGGAGGAAAAACTGGAGGACAAACTGGAGGAGCTGACTGGTGATGTTAACACAGAGGTGGCCTTGGTATAA